In Deltaproteobacteria bacterium, the following proteins share a genomic window:
- a CDS encoding flippase, with amino-acid sequence MVTSDLKLVAKSSSVAFWSRLYALALQYLTALIIARVLGLKLMGSFFLGFAILSVLSVFCQVGLGSGILKFLSIRLLEEDYEYAKRILLFSVKCILGASLGIAAVTYISRNMLSLHVFADPDLKLVLLFIAATIPFYSLFLFSIEALKAFKRIGSLVAVQHLLFPTVHLLLLVVLFGMGLRLSSPLISILLATVLSVAAFLSLFRKVLLQGAYNSGRALDAREIFSVSIPLYLAYIMALLTSWTDTLMLGIFKTSQEVGLYTAAAKTAVFVAFLLTAVNYIMPPLAAQLYERGEKLELESLARRTARWNLIFSVTVTMAFVLFGKEILSLFGHEFVISYIPLLFLSLGQVVNAGAGSVGYILAMTGFQKILTYIATFSAILNVLLNALLIPLFSIAGAALATGFVIALVNILNAYFVTRRVGIVPYADTIPKATGYLLMAGAISFAA; translated from the coding sequence TTGGTTACCTCTGATCTTAAGCTGGTAGCAAAGAGCTCTTCGGTGGCCTTTTGGAGTAGGTTATACGCGCTTGCTCTTCAATACCTAACTGCCCTCATCATCGCCAGGGTCCTCGGCCTCAAGCTGATGGGGTCCTTTTTCCTTGGGTTTGCGATACTTAGCGTGCTTTCTGTCTTTTGCCAGGTGGGTCTGGGAAGTGGCATCTTAAAATTTCTCAGCATTCGGCTCCTGGAGGAAGATTACGAATATGCAAAAAGGATCCTCCTTTTCTCTGTAAAATGCATCCTCGGTGCAAGCCTGGGGATAGCAGCCGTGACTTACATCTCCAGAAATATGCTTTCCCTGCACGTTTTTGCCGATCCTGATCTCAAACTGGTGCTCCTCTTCATAGCTGCTACCATTCCCTTTTACTCCCTCTTCCTTTTCTCTATTGAGGCCTTAAAGGCTTTCAAGAGGATCGGCTCGCTTGTGGCGGTCCAGCACCTCCTCTTCCCGACGGTTCACCTCCTGCTTCTGGTGGTCCTTTTCGGGATGGGTTTGAGGTTGAGTTCACCTCTAATCTCCATCCTTCTGGCTACTGTCCTATCGGTTGCGGCCTTTTTGTCTTTGTTCAGAAAGGTACTCCTACAGGGTGCATATAATTCCGGACGTGCTCTTGATGCCCGTGAGATCTTCAGCGTATCAATTCCCCTCTATCTTGCATACATCATGGCCCTTTTGACTTCCTGGACAGATACGCTGATGCTGGGAATATTTAAAACCTCACAAGAGGTTGGCCTTTATACCGCTGCGGCAAAAACGGCGGTCTTTGTGGCTTTTCTCCTTACTGCTGTAAACTACATCATGCCTCCGTTGGCTGCTCAACTCTATGAAAGAGGAGAAAAGCTAGAGCTTGAATCTCTTGCCCGCCGAACGGCCCGGTGGAACCTCATCTTTTCGGTTACAGTAACGATGGCCTTTGTGCTCTTTGGGAAGGAGATCCTCTCCTTGTTCGGCCATGAATTCGTTATTAGCTACATCCCCCTCCTATTTCTCTCTCTTGGACAGGTGGTAAATGCTGGTGCAGGTTCCGTGGGTTATATCCTCGCCATGACTGGATTCCAGAAGATCTTGACCTATATAGCTACCTTCTCAGCCATTTTAAATGTGCTTCTGAACGCCTTACTGATCCCCCTTTTCTCCATAGCAGGTGCGGCCCTGGCCACAGGTTTCGTTATTGCCCTGGTAAATATTCTCAATGCGTACTTTGTCACAAGGCGTGTAGGCATAGTACCTTACGCAGATACTATCCCCAAGGCAACAGGGTATCTTCTGATGGCAGGAGCTATCTCCTTTGCGGCAAA
- a CDS encoding right-handed parallel beta-helix repeat-containing protein: MKKLFSVLCLLIFLTLPAIGAQADTWYVDGDVSSSGDGTSWAEAFKTIQEGIDAAATSGDEIWVKQGTYDISSAQIDVNKAVGIYGGFDGTETLRDERDWKNNVTTVDGWNSIYHCFYVTANATIDGFTITRGIANGSSHPDDKGGGIYLSSSSITIANCTIYNNRADYGGGGIYSYLYYPTITNCTFSDNTASEDGGGIYNSSSSPTITNCTFSDNIAYSYGGGIYNHYSHPTTTNCTFSENRGFHGGGIYNESADPTITNCSFKKNETTAANGGGIYNESADPTITNCTFSGNTADQYGGAIYNDSSSGPTITNCILWGDTAATSGPEIYDATGSSPIVTYCDVEGGYTGTGNIDEDPLFVDVTDPDPANWDLHLQSTSPCIDVGDNSAPWMPDEDFEGDLRKIDGDGDWDPVVDMGVDEYFAAMEILHKDGAIVSNNTGWDLTTPPYYAASNYAVDLEFDSDGTMVILHRQGALWWSDTGWVLDTPPYYPGNDYARALETMLWMTSEYYVILHKDGAIYSSESGWNLDTPPYYSGTEYARDIEITISAMQPFHPVNNILHKDGAIWNSDNGWNLATPPYYPGTDYAVDLEFKTGGYAILHREGAIWYSDTGWVLDTPPYYPGTDYAVDLELLGDGYTILHKEGAIYDSVDGWILSTPSYYPGSEWAVDLEVR; the protein is encoded by the coding sequence ATGAAAAAGCTTTTCTCTGTTCTATGCCTTTTGATCTTTTTGACATTGCCTGCAATAGGGGCGCAGGCAGATACCTGGTATGTGGATGGTGATGTGTCAAGTTCAGGGGATGGCACAAGCTGGGCTGAGGCCTTTAAGACCATCCAGGAGGGAATAGATGCTGCGGCCACCAGTGGCGATGAGATCTGGGTAAAGCAGGGGACCTATGACATCTCTTCTGCTCAGATCGATGTCAACAAGGCCGTCGGCATTTATGGAGGGTTTGATGGTACAGAGACCCTGAGGGATGAGCGGGACTGGAAAAACAACGTCACCACGGTGGATGGATGGAATTCGATCTATCACTGCTTCTATGTCACTGCCAACGCCACCATAGACGGCTTTACCATCACCCGAGGCATTGCCAATGGCAGTAGCCATCCAGATGATAAGGGCGGCGGGATCTATCTCTCCTCTTCTTCTATCACCATCGCAAACTGCACTATCTACAATAATCGTGCAGATTACGGTGGTGGTGGAATCTACAGCTATCTCTATTATCCTACCATCACCAACTGTACCTTCTCCGATAATACCGCATCCGAAGATGGCGGCGGGATCTATAACAGTAGCTCCTCCCCTACCATCACCAACTGTACCTTCTCCGATAATATCGCATACTCCTATGGCGGCGGGATTTACAACCACTACTCCCACCCAACCACCACCAACTGCACCTTCTCCGAAAATAGAGGATTCCACGGTGGCGGAATCTACAACGAAAGCGCCGACCCCACCATCACCAACTGCTCGTTCAAAAAAAATGAGACAACCGCCGCCAACGGTGGCGGGATCTACAACGAGAGCGCTGACCCCACCATCACCAACTGCACCTTCTCGGGAAACACCGCTGACCAATACGGTGGCGCAATATACAATGACTCCAGCTCTGGCCCCACCATCACCAACTGTATCCTTTGGGGCGATACGGCGGCAACCTCTGGCCCTGAAATTTATGATGCAACTGGGTCTTCTCCCATTGTCACGTACTGCGATGTGGAGGGGGGTTATACTGGCACGGGCAATATAGACGAAGACCCCCTCTTTGTAGATGTCACTGATCCTGATCCGGCAAACTGGGACCTGCACCTGCAGTCCACCTCCCCCTGCATAGATGTCGGGGACAACAGCGCGCCGTGGATGCCCGATGAGGACTTTGAGGGGGATCTGAGAAAGATTGATGGAGATGGTGATTGGGACCCGGTAGTGGATATGGGTGTGGATGAGTATTTCGCTGCTATGGAGATCCTCCATAAAGATGGGGCAATCGTGAGTAATAATACGGGGTGGGACCTGACTACCCCGCCCTACTATGCAGCCAGCAACTATGCCGTGGACCTGGAGTTTGACTCTGATGGCACAATGGTGATACTGCACAGGCAAGGGGCCTTGTGGTGGAGTGATACAGGTTGGGTCCTGGACACGCCTCCCTATTATCCTGGTAACGACTATGCCAGGGCACTGGAGACGATGTTGTGGATGACGAGTGAATACTATGTCATCCTTCACAAGGATGGTGCCATCTATAGCTCTGAATCTGGCTGGAATCTCGATACCCCTCCTTACTATTCCGGTACTGAATACGCCAGGGATATTGAGATAACAATATCAGCGATGCAGCCATTTCATCCGGTAAATAATATCCTGCACAAGGATGGAGCGATCTGGAATTCTGATAATGGATGGAATCTTGCAACACCTCCCTATTATCCGGGGACAGACTATGCGGTGGATCTGGAGTTTAAGACAGGTGGATATGCCATCCTGCACCGGGAGGGAGCCATCTGGTACTCTGATACTGGCTGGGTGCTCGATACCCCACCCTACTATCCTGGCACTGACTATGCCGTTGACCTGGAGCTTTTGGGGGACGGATATACAATCCTTCACAAAGAGGGTGCGATATACGACTCCGTTGACGGCTGGATACTCAGCACCCCATCCTACTATCCTGGCTCAGAGTGGGCAGTAGATCTGGAGGTGAGGTAA
- a CDS encoding phosphoadenosine phosphosulfate reductase family protein, which translates to MERKWQRASRLMKECAANSALFFTGDKESTLLLELRKGLDIPIIFVDTGLYSEELYHYLKLAEEHWGFNAIVLKDEKVVEESTAFGKEECYKLLKEKVVVPYLKKEEIFTLIEPMKVEKAVVKNDKVKEVHPLSGFSELEIWQLIKDHNLPYCWLYTKGYKDVGCEPCSKSETSKEEDEEEVSRRLKSLGYL; encoded by the coding sequence ATGGAGAGAAAATGGCAGAGGGCTTCAAGGCTTATGAAGGAATGTGCGGCGAACTCTGCTTTGTTCTTCACAGGAGATAAAGAATCGACCCTCCTCCTTGAACTCAGAAAGGGTCTAGATATTCCAATCATATTTGTCGATACAGGGCTTTATTCCGAAGAGCTTTATCATTACCTCAAATTGGCAGAAGAGCACTGGGGATTTAACGCCATTGTCCTCAAGGATGAGAAGGTTGTAGAGGAAAGTACTGCTTTCGGGAAGGAGGAGTGCTATAAGTTACTAAAGGAGAAGGTAGTTGTGCCCTACTTGAAGAAGGAGGAGATTTTTACCTTGATCGAGCCGATGAAAGTTGAAAAGGCAGTAGTGAAGAATGACAAGGTTAAGGAAGTCCACCCCCTCTCCGGATTTTCAGAGCTCGAAATCTGGCAGCTCATAAAGGACCATAATCTGCCCTATTGCTGGCTCTATACCAAGGGATATAAAGACGTCGGTTGTGAACCCTGTTCAAAGTCTGAGACTAGCAAAGAAGAAGACGAAGAAGAAGTTTCAAGGAGGCTTAAATCCCTTGGTTACCTCTGA
- a CDS encoding tetratricopeptide repeat protein codes for MGRNGKGWFLLFALIFLISCAHTSPEAESPRKRGKARKGEHQVKAKKPLTAEEELKQGDHHLARGEVMGAVIHYQNALEKDPSLAKAHLQMAKAYGKQRRMGLYEKELQEAVKVDPELAEARYLLASWYFTSGRNKEALAESEVLIKSDPENEKYRLFRVMIYDATKDYKKAIEDLGYLVKVHPQKAQYLLSLGAMYRRAGDEKKARKYLQKVKEVAPKSFEAKMAEEMLQEGKEKKK; via the coding sequence ATGGGAAGGAACGGAAAAGGATGGTTTTTGTTGTTTGCTCTCATCTTTCTTATCTCGTGTGCCCACACCTCACCTGAGGCTGAATCTCCAAGGAAGAGAGGTAAGGCCAGGAAGGGGGAGCACCAGGTAAAGGCTAAGAAGCCCCTGACAGCTGAAGAGGAGCTTAAGCAGGGGGACCACCACCTGGCCAGGGGTGAGGTGATGGGTGCAGTTATCCATTATCAAAACGCCCTGGAGAAGGACCCCTCTCTGGCCAAGGCCCATCTGCAGATGGCCAAGGCATACGGCAAACAACGCAGGATGGGCCTCTACGAGAAGGAGCTTCAGGAGGCGGTAAAGGTTGATCCTGAGCTGGCTGAGGCCCGCTATCTTTTGGCCTCCTGGTATTTCACCTCTGGGCGCAACAAGGAGGCCCTGGCGGAGTCGGAGGTCCTCATTAAATCAGATCCCGAAAACGAGAAGTACCGGCTCTTTCGTGTAATGATCTATGATGCCACAAAAGACTATAAAAAGGCCATCGAGGACCTGGGATATCTTGTAAAGGTCCACCCACAAAAGGCACAGTATCTCCTCTCCCTGGGGGCGATGTATCGAAGGGCAGGGGATGAGAAGAAGGCCAGGAAGTATCTTCAGAAGGTAAAGGAGGTTGCACCCAAGAGTTTTGAGGCAAAGATGGCCGAGGAGATGCTGCAAGAAGGGAAGGAGAAGAAAAAATGA
- the rlmB gene encoding 23S rRNA (guanosine(2251)-2'-O)-methyltransferase RlmB: MMKFWIYGVNPVYEALRSARCQIKEVWVAGGRSPKGLERTIRAAESKGVPIRKVERSQLDSFTKSASHQGVVGLVDRFNYADLDEVLQGGEGKPLLLVLDGIEDPRNLGALMRTADACGVWGVIIPKDRAAGITPVVAKSSAGAVFHVPVVRITNIPSALRKIKDRGIWVVGATAEAETEFYHQDLKLPLAWVIGGEGKGMRPLIKRECDLLVSIPMKGKVNSLNASVAGALVLYEVLRQRGKTP; this comes from the coding sequence ATGATGAAGTTCTGGATCTATGGGGTAAACCCCGTATATGAGGCCCTGAGATCAGCCCGCTGTCAGATCAAAGAGGTCTGGGTGGCGGGTGGGAGGAGTCCCAAGGGGTTAGAAAGAACCATCAGGGCAGCGGAGTCAAAGGGGGTCCCCATCAGGAAGGTGGAGCGTTCCCAGCTGGACTCCTTCACCAAGAGCGCCTCCCACCAAGGGGTGGTGGGTCTTGTCGATCGATTCAACTATGCCGATCTGGACGAGGTCCTCCAAGGGGGTGAGGGCAAGCCCCTTCTCTTGGTCCTCGATGGGATTGAGGACCCCAGAAATTTAGGGGCCCTCATGAGGACCGCCGATGCCTGCGGGGTCTGGGGGGTGATCATCCCCAAGGACAGGGCAGCCGGGATCACCCCTGTTGTGGCCAAGAGCTCTGCAGGGGCGGTCTTTCATGTCCCGGTAGTACGTATCACCAATATCCCCAGCGCCCTGAGGAAGATCAAAGATAGGGGGATCTGGGTGGTTGGCGCCACCGCAGAGGCGGAAACAGAGTTCTATCACCAGGATCTGAAGCTCCCTTTGGCCTGGGTCATCGGGGGTGAGGGGAAAGGAATGAGGCCCTTGATTAAAAGGGAATGCGATCTCCTCGTATCGATCCCCATGAAGGGAAAGGTCAACTCCCTCAATGCCTCTGTGGCCGGGGCCCTTGTCCTCTACGAAGTCCTGCGGCAAAGGGGGAAAACCCCCTAA
- a CDS encoding nucleotidyltransferase domain-containing protein codes for MFSAYLFGSQAKGGVGRLSDLDVAVILMRDCQGQKDLIRSSKLWMNFRSS; via the coding sequence GTGTTCTCTGCTTATCTCTTCGGTTCCCAGGCCAAAGGAGGTGTTGGAAGATTGAGCGATTTGGATGTTGCTGTTATCTTGATGAGAGATTGTCAGGGACAGAAAGATTTAATAAGAAGCTCAAAATTATGGATGAACTTTCGGTCCTCTTAA
- the dapA gene encoding 4-hydroxy-tetrahydrodipicolinate synthase, whose product MALERFEGCWTAMVTPFTERGELDLEGLRKNVTFQIEGGAKPVPTGTTGESPTLEWKEHNQIIEEAVNLAKGRTFVMAGTGSNSTQEALRGTKCAVEAGAEAVLLVDCYYNGPSSLELRTEYYEVIAKEFPQAFVTPYVIPGRTGTQLEVEDLAILHRNYKNVRAIKEATGDLERMAKTRMLLGDDFDILSGDDDMTFEMMTREDIKAQGVVSVISNVVPGAVAEMTASLNQGDMVRGRGLYDALNPLFKIVTVKTVEEYEGFKVPCKFRNPSAIKTLMKGLGMPAGPCRPPLGRMTPQATAVVREAIKTVYERNREILIPLQDFYRIDLEERIYQDEHWL is encoded by the coding sequence ATGGCATTGGAAAGATTTGAGGGATGCTGGACAGCTATGGTTACCCCTTTTACAGAGAGGGGTGAGTTGGACCTGGAGGGCCTTCGCAAGAACGTGACCTTTCAGATAGAGGGGGGAGCCAAACCGGTCCCCACTGGCACAACAGGGGAATCCCCCACCCTGGAGTGGAAGGAGCACAACCAGATCATCGAAGAGGCGGTGAATCTGGCCAAGGGCAGGACCTTCGTGATGGCAGGCACCGGGAGCAACTCCACCCAAGAGGCCCTCAGGGGGACAAAATGTGCTGTAGAGGCGGGGGCAGAGGCGGTCCTGCTGGTGGACTGCTACTATAACGGACCCTCCTCCCTGGAGCTCAGAACGGAGTATTATGAGGTGATTGCTAAAGAGTTCCCGCAGGCTTTCGTCACCCCCTATGTTATCCCGGGCAGGACAGGAACCCAATTGGAAGTGGAGGACCTAGCCATCTTGCACAGGAATTACAAAAACGTCCGGGCCATCAAGGAGGCCACCGGGGACCTAGAGCGGATGGCCAAGACCAGGATGTTGCTCGGGGACGACTTCGACATCCTCTCCGGAGATGACGATATGACCTTTGAGATGATGACTAGGGAGGACATCAAGGCACAAGGGGTTGTCTCGGTCATCTCCAATGTGGTCCCTGGGGCCGTGGCCGAGATGACCGCATCCCTCAACCAGGGGGACATGGTGAGGGGGAGGGGGCTCTACGATGCCCTGAACCCCCTCTTTAAGATCGTCACCGTCAAGACCGTGGAGGAATACGAGGGGTTTAAGGTCCCCTGTAAGTTCAGAAACCCCTCTGCCATCAAGACCCTGATGAAGGGGTTGGGGATGCCCGCCGGTCCCTGCCGCCCTCCCTTGGGGCGGATGACCCCTCAGGCCACAGCGGTGGTGAGGGAGGCAATAAAGACCGTCTACGAGAGAAACAGGGAAATCTTGATCCCCCTGCAGGATTTTTATAGAATAGATCTAGAGGAGAGGATCTATCAGGATGAGCACTGGCTCTAA
- a CDS encoding retroviral-like aspartic protease family protein: MGVTYIDGKVVGPKGEETVRFLVDSGATYSALPEVVWKAIGLKPKRKFTFTLADGTAVERDVSECYILLPQGESHTPMVLGEKGDEALLGVVTLEILGLVFNPFNRTLQPMRMLLV, from the coding sequence ATGGGGGTCACATATATAGATGGTAAAGTTGTTGGACCAAAGGGGGAAGAAACGGTAAGGTTTTTGGTTGATAGTGGAGCTACTTACTCCGCACTTCCTGAAGTTGTGTGGAAGGCAATCGGATTGAAACCGAAAAGGAAATTTACCTTTACCCTGGCTGACGGCACCGCTGTAGAGAGGGACGTGTCCGAATGTTACATTCTGCTCCCCCAAGGAGAGAGCCATACACCGATGGTGTTGGGGGAGAAGGGGGATGAGGCCCTGCTTGGTGTAGTCACCCTGGAGATCCTCGGTCTGGTATTTAATCCATTTAACAGGACCCTTCAACCGATGAGGATGTTATTGGTTTAG